One genomic window of Arthrobacter caoxuetaonis includes the following:
- a CDS encoding TrkH family potassium uptake protein, with translation MASDPQLTRQTNLRRPLGLVVAARDFIDAVANSSPARLALIVFSLVILLFTALLALPVASSSGQATALHDALFTAVSAVCVTGLTVVSTATHWSAFGQVLILVAIQVGGLGILTMASLLALAVNRRLGLRGKLIAQEGMNTGRLGEVGNLLRIVVSTTVLIELALAAVLAPRFMILGESPGQAIWHAVFYAVSSFNNAGFTPHSDGLVPYEYDLWVLVPIMVGVFIGSLGFPVIMVLLQSRLRARGWNLHTKLTVLMSLILLVAGTLLWAVFEWFNQRTIAGMGVGEKILHALFASVMMRSGGFSLVDMADQDASTLLITDMLMFAGGGSASTAGGIKVTTIAVIFLAIVAEARGDTDVRAFGRNIPAGALRVAISVVILGATMVAMATIGLLVVTDETLQPVLFEVISAFATVGLSVGLSPELPPSGKYILAGLMFAGRVGTITLAAALALRQRKPLYHYPEERPIIG, from the coding sequence ATGGCATCCGATCCTCAGCTGACGCGGCAGACCAACCTGCGCCGCCCCCTCGGCTTGGTAGTTGCAGCCCGGGACTTCATAGACGCCGTGGCCAACTCGTCCCCGGCGCGGCTGGCCCTGATCGTCTTTTCCCTTGTCATCCTGTTGTTCACGGCCCTCCTGGCACTGCCCGTGGCGTCCTCCTCGGGGCAGGCCACCGCCCTGCATGATGCGTTGTTCACGGCTGTTTCGGCCGTCTGCGTCACCGGGCTGACCGTGGTGTCCACGGCAACCCACTGGTCCGCGTTCGGCCAGGTACTCATTCTGGTGGCTATCCAGGTGGGCGGCCTGGGCATCCTGACCATGGCTTCACTGCTGGCACTGGCCGTGAACCGGCGTCTGGGCCTGCGCGGCAAGCTGATCGCACAGGAAGGCATGAACACCGGCCGCCTGGGCGAGGTCGGCAACCTGCTGCGGATCGTTGTCAGCACCACGGTGCTGATTGAACTCGCGCTGGCCGCTGTGCTGGCACCCCGGTTCATGATCTTGGGCGAGTCACCGGGACAGGCGATTTGGCACGCCGTCTTTTACGCCGTCTCCTCCTTCAACAACGCCGGGTTCACGCCGCACTCGGACGGTTTGGTGCCGTACGAATATGACCTGTGGGTCCTGGTGCCGATCATGGTCGGCGTCTTCATTGGCAGCCTGGGCTTCCCGGTCATCATGGTCCTGCTGCAGAGCCGGCTGCGGGCCCGGGGTTGGAACCTGCACACCAAGCTCACGGTGCTGATGTCACTGATCCTGTTGGTTGCCGGCACGCTGCTCTGGGCGGTTTTCGAATGGTTCAACCAGCGCACCATTGCCGGGATGGGCGTCGGAGAGAAGATCCTGCACGCCCTGTTCGCCTCCGTGATGATGCGTTCGGGCGGCTTCAGCCTGGTGGACATGGCGGACCAGGACGCCTCCACCCTTCTCATCACGGACATGCTGATGTTCGCCGGCGGCGGCTCCGCATCGACGGCCGGCGGCATCAAGGTGACCACCATTGCCGTGATCTTCCTGGCCATCGTTGCCGAGGCCCGCGGTGACACGGACGTCCGCGCCTTCGGACGGAACATCCCGGCCGGTGCCCTGCGCGTGGCCATTTCCGTGGTGATCCTGGGCGCAACCATGGTGGCGATGGCTACCATCGGGCTGCTGGTCGTCACGGACGAAACCCTGCAGCCGGTACTGTTCGAAGTGATCTCTGCCTTCGCTACCGTAGGACTAAGTGTTGGGCTCAGTCCCGAGCTGCCGCCGTCTGGCAAGTACATCCTGGCCGGCCTGATGTTCGCCGGGC